The Anas acuta chromosome 1, bAnaAcu1.1, whole genome shotgun sequence genome segment ATGTGTGTTGAGTGGTATATCTGCTACAAAGCACCAAAGCATCCTGCTTTGTCCTTCCCTAAATATTTCCTCGGACCCGATTGCTGCTAAAAAGTAACTtaattggttttcttttcaggaCTGGAAAACTCATAAGCTCCTATTACAACATCACCTACTGGCCACTCTGGTATATTGGTGAGTTGCTGcagcatttaaattaattttcagggttctcttttttctcttttcgtcttttttctcttttcgtcttttttctcttttcgtcttttttctcttttcgtcttttttctcttttcgtcttttttctcttttcgtcttttttctcttttcgtcttttttctcttttcgtcttttttctcttttcgtcttttttctcttttcgtcttttttctcttttcgtcttttttctcttttcgtcttttttctcttttcgtcttttttctcttttcgtcttttttctcttttcgtcttttttctcttttcgtcttttttctcttttcgtcttttttctcttttcgtcttttttctcttttcgtcttttttctcttttcgtcttttttctcttttcgtcttttttctcttttcgtcttttttctcttttcgtcttttttctcttttcgtcttttttctcttttcgtcttttttctcttttcgtcttttttctcttttcgtcttttttctcttttcgtcttttttctcttttcgtcttttttctcttttcgtcttttttctcttttcgtcttttttctcttttcgtcttttttctcttttcgtcttttttctcttttcgtcttttttctcttttcgtcttttttctcttttcgtcttttttctcttttcgtcttttttctcttttcgtcttttttctcttttcgtcttttttcttttctctactgTCAGTTTTCTTGACAGATCCGTTATTTttaaactcactttttttttctttctcttctttcctctctctctcttcttttctttctcttttctttgaacTCAAAcgtttttcttccatgaaacTTTTGgcattctgtcatttttttagTGACAAGTAAAGAGTGGTAACAGTTTTCTTAGTTACATCTTGAAACGGGACAAAAAGCTCATTTGTTCCCTTAAGTCTGATTAACATGTCTAATGTTAAAGGCCTTGGATAACCCTGCAGATTTTACTGCTGTGTTACCTTGTGGGTATACGTGGTGTTTCccaataatttttaaaaaaaaaagtttttaatttattaaaatttttattaaaaaaaatatttaaaaagttttttttaaaaaaaagttaaagtttGTTTCAAGTGAGTAGAATCTAAGCTAGATGTATCAAATACAACCAGAGGATGAAAAAGAgcaagagggagagaaaaatcacGAGATGAGTGACAGGTGATTTGTCAGAAGATATTTGAGAAAGCGTCAAACTATTGCAGTAGTTTATGTCCTTTGGGGAAATaatcttccatttaaaaaaatctttagcaATATAAATTAACGTCAATATAGGAAgagaaatttgtatttcttgtgTAAGAAGGTGAAGAAATCTTACATCCTTGCCCAAGCTGGTACTTACCTGAAGCACTGATAATGACATGTTTTTAACGAgcatatttctattttttccaggGCATATACTTGTATAATTCCCTGTGCACAAACTACCCAGTATCATAAaagcttctgtgtttttttacttttttattatttttttttattttctagaacTTGCGCTCGCCTCTCTGTTCAGCCTGAACGCCTTATTTGATTTCTGGAGGTACTTCAAGTACACGGTGGCACCAACGAGCTTGGTGATGAGCCCCGGACAGCAGACCCTGCTGGGGTTGCAGAATGCAGGTGGGTGTGATCAGTGTCTCTGGCTGACCTTTTTTTAGTGCCAAATTCTGTAGTGAAGGGTTCTGATCTACCCCATCTGACACGAGCAGGAAGCTGAATTATCTGCAGCTTATTCAAACTCAGAAGATCAGGTGGTAACTTGAGTGTTTGTGAGAACCGGAGGGGAAAAACAGGTAATAAAGGGCAGGATAGCGGGCTGCTGAaggactgcaaaaaaaaaatcaagtattttgAGGCTGGACAAGGAATTTGTAACCTGTACATGGGCCTGGGAGCAAGACAGAGAGTGCAGGTTTATATTTAATGTCAATATCCTAGTAATATGACATGAACCAGAGTAGAGGGACAGGGGTGTTGGCGTGAAGTCTGAAAATGACAGCCTAGAGAGCAGTCAGTCGGAAAGCTGGTGAACATCACAGCAAGTTTCTAGCATCTTTATAAAATTGCCTTACAATAGcattgtgtgtgtgcttttacAGGGAGGAGGAAAGTTTGGGGCTGCTGCGTTCACACCGGTaatcctgtttttccttttgcagtggTACAGACAACTCCACCCCGCGAGCTGGCGGCAAAGAAAGTCCCTTCTTCAACGCCTTCTCCTCCGATCCAGGGGCAGAGCGTGCTGAGTTACAGCCCGTCCCGCTCCCCAAGTGCCAGCCCGAAGTTTGCTACGGGTTGTATGGCAGGGTACAGCCCTCAGCTGCAGGCTCTGTCCAACAACAGCGCTTCCTACAGCAGTAACATCACCTATTCGCCAAGCAGCAGCTACAGCAAGGTAAGGAGCAAGGCAAAGGCTGGATTTGCTCATCGTGTCCTCGTGTTGTGCCGTGGGAGGTGAAGAGCAGGTAGCAGAGTTGTGCATACGTGTGTTTGCTCCGTTTGTAAAGGGGATGTAAAATTGTCGTATCAGGATTCGTGTCCTCTTTGCCCGGTTTCACTTTATTTTAGAGTAGCTGGTTTGTTTCaggacaaagcaaaaataagaaactgaaatgtaaatacaaagcagctaaaaaaaaaaaacaaaactggacaaaatcagctaaaaaaaaaaaaaaacacaacacaactaACCAAGAATCTTTAATATTAATGTAGTTTGCGAATCAAAGTGGAATTCTGTCTTACAGACACAactgtctgcttttctttgccAAAGGTTTCCAGCTTCAGCCCATCTCCTAGTGGCTCGCCGTACCCTGCGAGTATTGGACCGATGGAAAGCGGAGGGCTGAGGTCTCGGTACCGCTCCTCGCCCATTCTGTATAATTCTCCTACTGGCAAAGAAGACTACATGACAGACCTCAAGTCGCTGGACACCTTCCTTCGAAGTGAAGAAGAGAAACAGCACCGAGTTCAACTGGgtaaagaaacagaattatttGATCTGGAAAGCTTGGCGGTGAGAAGGTGTCACTGGGATGCAAGAGGTGCTTTTGCAGATAAATTTGCAAAGCTTTCCAGCAGAAAGCTCTAAAAATTAAACCCAACATGTGTGGTATCACCTGTGAACCCGGTAAAGGTTGAAAAGTTTAGTCTTCTACTGAATAATTAAGACGTGAGGTAGAATGCCTTAATTTCTACACATCCCTATGGTTTAGGAGCTTCAGAAAGTTTCCTCCAAACTCCTTTTATCGCGTTGTATAGGATCTAAAATCCTTTGTACGGGATAAGGGCTGCTGAGCTGAGGAGCGGGCTTCGTTGAAGTGTGTGCTGATGGATTGTGTCCGAGCGTGTTGGCTGTGTGTGGACCATGATAAAATGCTTTAATCCCCTTGATGAGAGGTATATCGTGGGGAGAAGGCGTTCTAGATAAAGAGTGAATCACCTGCAGGCGGTTCTTGTCCTGGATAGGGACAAAGCTTATCATGATAAAGAATTAAATCAGTGTTTAGGCAAACTGgcttcagtgtgtgtgtgtgtgtgttaaggATAATTCAAGTCTGTCTCTAATCAAAGCCTTGCTGCGCTGACCTAGTGCCTGTGCTGTTGCTTCCAGAGTTACTTGGCCATAATTGTACGTGCATGGTTCGTTTCAGGAAGTTCAGATTCCAgctctccttccagcagcccaACTTTTTGGAACTACAGCCGCTCCATGGGAGACTACGCGCAGATTCTGAGGAAGTTCCAGTATCAGCTGGCCTGCAGGTCCCAGGCTCCATCAGCACACAAAGATGAGGCTGATCTGAGCTCGAAACAGGCTGCAGAAGAGGTAAATTCAGCAGCGAGGTAGCCAAGAGAAAGAAGTGGGTCTAAAATAAACAGCTCCATCCAGCAGTTTGGATTTGAGCTGTGTCAGAAATGTTGGAGAGGGAGAAATCCTGTAGCACTTAACCCAGTGTCATACAACTTGTAAGTTCCACGTCACCATAAAGGGACATTTCAAATTCCGAGTGGTCATTGAAAAATGATTTCTCCCTTGGAAAGCAAGGAGTGCTCTGgataaaatgtatttgtcaCATAAAAATTGACTGGAAGTCTGTATATTTGTGTGCCTTCTGTATATGTGAAGGATAAAAAACCATTCTCCTTCACACTAGGGTCTCAAAGAAGTCTGATTTGAAGAAATAATACTTGTCTTCAATTAAATTtgatcattttttaatttttttacgTAAACCTAATTAGGCTTCCTAATTCAAATGCCTTTCATATCTATCTTACAGTTTAGACCAATGTTATCTTCGCAGAACTGAGAgcttaaaaatgattttggacTCCTGCAAGGCTTTTGTTCCACGAATAAAGAGCAGGAGTGTGGTATTGAAGCTGCTGTAGAAGTCATGATGCAGCCAGCAGTCATATACAAATTTGGGAACATGTGATTTGAATCATGTGGTGTAGTTAgtatcagaaattattttagtcCCTAGAAACTCCTTCGATTTTACCATATAATAATGCTTTTTCAATAGGTTTGGGCCCGGGTGACAATGAATCGACAGCTGCTGGATCACATGGATTCCTGGACCGCTAAGTTCAGAAACGTAAGTCCTGTCCCTGAGGACTGTGAGGCTTTTAGAAACAAGCAGAGAGGAGTGGAAAAGTGCCTCCACCTCCCCTGTGTGCCTAGGGCGGCAGGAGGAATCCCACCCTCTATTtgggggctgggctgggcttgTGCAAGGAGATAAAGACAGCGTGGTTGTAAGAGGGGAGTACTGAGCTGTGTTTGCGACCTGCCCCAGGTGCTTTGTGTCCTGAAAATCATGCAGTTGTAAAGTTCAGCCTCCTTTGAATGATGAGCAAAAGCATCTTAGATAGGAcaaggtttgtttttcctttcagtaacTCAGAGGGCTGAGTTAATGTTTCTGCAGCGCTTCAAACGTGTTCTTCTGGGCTCAAAGCATGGAAAATTCCAACCCAAAAGTTGACTTTTTCTGACAATCCCGAgcaatgtaataaaaataaaagctcaaaaTCTTGATCTTATCACTAGGACCTGCTATAGCAGAGATTTAATTGCACACGATGGCCATGTAATTAGTAAATTGAACCTTGAATCCTCCTATAGTCATTAATATCTATCAAATatgtggttttgcttgtttaaaaaaaaaaatagtagcgAGATGGGTGGAAAATAGACTTGTGTGAGATCCTTACTAGATTCCTGAGCATCTTTTCACAAAAGCAGGGCCAGTTTGCTTCACTTCCCAAATCCCATCACGTACAAACACCACGTGGGGTGCTTATCAGCTCCTTGTTTTCCTGAAACCGACCTGGGAGGGAGCTGACCCATCTCAGTACAAATTATCTTTATGGATGAAGGGCTGCGCTCCGTAATACCCCTTCCCTCATTGTTCAGAAAAGCTTTATCTAGGACTTGTTAGagatttgttttcctaactCCTTTGCACTGATTTTTCTGGCCTTTCAGAAGGCCTTGAAGCCAGTCCTTGAAGTTCAGCATAAGTTGGCATTCTGATTTACTTGCTCTGCTCCTTCGTTGGCTTCAGTGTTCCTGTTGGTAACCATTTTTGTGATTGTAACAAGGACTAGGGGGTAAGCTGAGGGTGTTTTTTTACGTATTCTTGTTTTTGAGCTTttgacttttcatttttctttcctagtggATCAATGAAACAATTCTCGTGCCGCTTGTCCAAGAGATCGAGTCTGTGAGCACTCAGCTGAGAAGAATGGGGTGTCCGGAGCTGCAGATCGGAGGTAGGACGCAGCAGGAGCTTTGGGGTTCCTGGAGGGGATGCTCCTTAGCTGGGACATCAAATGGGAGCCATTTAAATTCAGTCTGCTGGAGGTTATTGTTCCATTTCAATTGTGTGTTGGTGTGGGCTTTGCTTCACATCATTAATTTCATCAAGCTGGAAAGGTTCTTCATAGGACTTCATAGTACTGATGAAGGCTTGGTGATTTTTGTCTCATATAAAATTCataaacctcttttttttccccctaaactTACACCTCAGGAATTACAGGATCGAATTATCATCCATTATTGTGCATTAAACTGTCAGAAAACATTTCGAGGATAGACGTGCTGTAAACTCTGTTTCCAGCACTACGTGCTTTTGCAAACTCTTCCTTAAAATGAGCTGCTTTCTGAAAGAACTGCTTGGGTAAAAATCTGATAAGCTAGAGCTCTTTTTCATTTGATTCTGAACATTTCAATTCTGAACAATTCCGAATTCCACTACTTCAGTGCCCTTGAATGGAGTGTTTAGGGTGCTGTGTCACACCTTAAGCATTTCTAGGGCTTAACAGTGGGCCAGAAAGGAGAACTCTGTGTCGAGGCCTGCAAGGGGGGCTGCTGATGTGTGCTGGCTCTTTTTGTGTTGCAGAAGCCAGCATCAGCAGCCTGAAGCAGGCAGCGCTCGTCAAAGCTCCGCTCATTCCAACCCTGAACGCTATCGTGCAGTACCTGGATCTCACACCCAACCAGGAATACCTGGTGGAAAGGATCAAAGGTGCGTGGTGTCGCCGTGCTAACGGTAAAAAAACTTCAGTTactgcagccaggagctgctggtgtgGGATGCTGATGGCTGAACATCTCAACCGAAGCGCCGCGGGGATGAGAGCTGCTTTGAAGTGGGAGAGACGTCTTCACAACCTTCTATTTTTATAGCAATATCACGATGCAGGACTTGGATGTAGCTgtttgtaatgtttttaaaagcttggTCTTGTGTTCCTCCTGCGTACTGTGGTTCTGAAGTGCTGGATTTAATCCTTTCATTAATTACAAAAAATTGTAAATTTGCTCCCCCCACGTTTATATCTTTACAAACATttcattagttttttttttcctattttatatGCTGTAAATATGCACAAAGTCCCTGAAACTAGCACAGAATACCGTTCTCATACACTTTCTACCCCCAGTAACTGAATAAATCCTGTTGCTTTCAGAGCTTTCTCAGGGCGGATGCATGAGCTCCTTCCGATGGAACAGGGGAGGGGATTTCAAAGGCCGTAAGTGGGACACTGACCTGCCCACCGACTCTGCTGTAAGTTTTTGAAGACTTAAAAACTGCTTAAAGTGGCTTGCTGTCAGCATCGGTTTTGGAGGTGGTGGCCAGTAAGTTTTTTGAGGAACTTggtaaaaatcctgtttgccTCACTGCACAGATAATCCCATTGTAGTCAGTGAGATTACATGGGGAATGATACAAACGGGATTAGATGTCATGTTTGTTACAAAAATGCAATCGAGTATCTTAGTCTTAGGCCAGCCTCTTACTTAAACTCGTCTGAAAGAGCCTGAGATAAGTCTGGGGAGCAGCGTGAGGGTTGGGGTCTTGCTGGGGCAGTTCTCTTCtatacatgaaaacaaaaagcaaactttGTGCCTTAACTAAATCTAGTGATTTCTAATGCAAGGGGAAGCTTTCGCCTTGTTCTCACTTTATTTACTGCAATGGACAGGGAAAAATTGAGATTGGGTGGCACATCTGCTCTTTGATTCGGTGTTTTTGGAGAAATTTGAAGATGCTGCATATTTTACTTGAGACTCGTAGCGCTGCTTATCCCATTAATCTGGAAGCACCACCTCAGTGTAAACAATGACTTGAAATTAACTTAAATTAattcataaattaaataaaattattataaatttattaattaatcaacttcaattaataaaaagaaaaaccacagaACAATCCAGGAAGTAGGCCTTGCAGTGTGAGTCTTCAGTTAAACTCTGTATTTGAAAGTAGAGttagtgattttctttttcccccaccGTGTATGGATATTCAGTTACTTGAGACAATATAAAATGGGAAATCTGAGTGTCAGAGCTTTACAGCTTGCTGACAAAGATACGAAATTCAGCTCCTGGAAGCCAAACTTGGACAAAATCAGCCCTGAAATAGAATTTACTTTTCTAATTGTGAAGatgattaaatatttgattGTGACTGGCTGCAGAGCAACTCTTAAGAGCAAGCTGAACAGCTTGGAAGTGTTTAAAGATCCCAGGACAGAGTATCACACCCTCAAATTCAATCTTTTCTCAAAACCAGGTAGGATAGGTAGTGTTGGATGGTACAATAAACTTCTAAAAAAGATCATTCTACAAGTAACACAGAAAGTATCAGATTATAGAGCAATTTGGTCACATTGCCCATGTAAAACGTTGAGAATTGGGTTAAAACATGCAGAACGTGCAGCGTTCTCACTGTAGGGAACTAAGATACTCTTCCTAGGACTTTATTCCAAAATCTCAGCATAGTTAGTAAGGCTCGTGGGCATCTTGGGtttcttcaattatttttgttttgcctgcTTTGAGGAAAAAGGCGAAATTTGCTGGATAAGGGGTAGTGTTTGCAAACCTGGAGCTTAATTGCATCTGCCCTTCTAAGCCAAAGCCTTGCATCTAGGAGAAAACCCATCTCTGAAGCAGATGGCTTGCAGTTTGCGTCCCAAATATATTAATAAGATCCGTGACTTTGCCAAATTCTGCGAGACACCAGGATAAAGTTACATGTGTGTGAGCTGAGCTCCTGACATCCAGCATCAGTTCATCACCTCGTGCCTGACACTGTCtcatttattagaaaaaaaatgagtttgtcTTCCCCTCAGCAGCAGGCCTGGACCACTGGAATGGTGCTAAAATGATCCTAAACAGCGGGGTTAAGTCAGTGTTGCAACCAGAGACTATCAAGTGCCCGAGATAAGGGAAAGAAAGGCGAGGTATGGTAGCACTTTGTTTCTTTCAGGACACTAAGTGCAATCTGTTTGTGTTTACCCAGATCATTATGCACGTGTTCTGCACTTACCTTGACTCCAGGCTGCCCCCGCACCCCAAATATCCCGATGGCAAAACCTTCACTTCCCAGCACTTCATTCAGACTCCAGATAAACCAGGTACTGGCATTCGCAGAGCGCTCCCTAAACTTGCTGCTCGGACCATGACAGCACCCTTGAAATCCCcgttttctcttaattttttcattCACAGACACTTCAAATGAAAACGTGTTTTGCATCTACCAAAGCAGCATCAACCCGCCCCACTACGAGCTGATCTACCAGCGCCACGTCTACAACCTGCCCAAGGTACGG includes the following:
- the TMEM209 gene encoding transmembrane protein 209 isoform X2, with amino-acid sequence MLLGEIMTAEQSPAASLIDRTIKMRKETEARKVVLAWGLLNVSVAGMIYTEMTGKLISSYYNITYWPLWYIELALASLFSLNALFDFWRYFKYTVAPTSLVMSPGQQTLLGLQNAVVQTTPPRELAAKKVPSSTPSPPIQGQSVLSYSPSRSPSASPKFATGCMAGYSPQLQALSNNSASYSSNITYSPSSSYSKVSSFSPSPSGSPYPASIGPMESGGLRSRYRSSPILYNSPTGKEDYMTDLKSLDTFLRSEEEKQHRVQLGSSDSSSPSSSPTFWNYSRSMGDYAQILRKFQYQLACRSQAPSAHKDEADLSSKQAAEEVWARVTMNRQLLDHMDSWTAKFRNWINETILVPLVQEIESVSTQLRRMGCPELQIGEASISSLKQAALVKAPLIPTLNAIVQYLDLTPNQEYLVERIKELSQGGCMSSFRWNRGGDFKGRKWDTDLPTDSAIIMHVFCTYLDSRLPPHPKYPDGKTFTSQHFIQTPDKPDTSNENVFCIYQSSINPPHYELIYQRHVYNLPKGRNNMFHTLLMFLYIIKTKESGMLGRVNLGLSGVNVLWIFGE
- the TMEM209 gene encoding transmembrane protein 209 isoform X1, encoding MLLGEIMTAEQSPAASLIDRTIKMRKETEARKVVLAWGLLNVSVAGMIYTEMCVEWTGKLISSYYNITYWPLWYIELALASLFSLNALFDFWRYFKYTVAPTSLVMSPGQQTLLGLQNAVVQTTPPRELAAKKVPSSTPSPPIQGQSVLSYSPSRSPSASPKFATGCMAGYSPQLQALSNNSASYSSNITYSPSSSYSKVSSFSPSPSGSPYPASIGPMESGGLRSRYRSSPILYNSPTGKEDYMTDLKSLDTFLRSEEEKQHRVQLGSSDSSSPSSSPTFWNYSRSMGDYAQILRKFQYQLACRSQAPSAHKDEADLSSKQAAEEVWARVTMNRQLLDHMDSWTAKFRNWINETILVPLVQEIESVSTQLRRMGCPELQIGEASISSLKQAALVKAPLIPTLNAIVQYLDLTPNQEYLVERIKELSQGGCMSSFRWNRGGDFKGRKWDTDLPTDSAIIMHVFCTYLDSRLPPHPKYPDGKTFTSQHFIQTPDKPDTSNENVFCIYQSSINPPHYELIYQRHVYNLPKGRNNMFHTLLMFLYIIKTKESGMLGRVNLGLSGVNVLWIFGE